From the genome of Synchiropus splendidus isolate RoL2022-P1 chromosome 17, RoL_Sspl_1.0, whole genome shotgun sequence, one region includes:
- the gng3 gene encoding guanine nucleotide-binding protein G(I)/G(S)/G(O) subunit gamma-3, whose protein sequence is MKGDTPVNSTMSVGQARKLVEQLKIEASFCRIKVSKAAADLMAYCDAHACDDPLITPVPTSENPFREKKFFCTLL, encoded by the exons ATGAAAGGAGACACCCCAGTGAACAGCACCATGAGCGTCGGCCAGGCCAGAAAGCTGGTGGAGCAACTGAAGATTGAGGCTAGTTTCTGCAGGATAAAG GTATCGAAGGCAGCAGCGGACCTCATGGCCTACTGCGATGCACACGCCTGCGACGACCCCCTCATCACCCCCGTGCCCACTTCAGAGAACCCCTTCAGGGAGAAAAAGTTTTTCTGCACTCTGCTTTGA
- the prdx5 gene encoding peroxiredoxin-5, mitochondrial gives MFHLLAAAVLKRTSGVQWSRVLHSSAVAKMPIQVGDSLPAVEVQEGEPKNKVAMNQLFKGKKGVLFAVPGAFTPGCSKTHLPGFVQLVEDLKSKGVEEVACISVNDAFVMAAWGREHGAEGKIRMLADPTGAFTKAVDLLLDSEEIAAVLGNKRSKRYVMVVEDGVVKNIDVEPDGTGLTCSLASSILTKL, from the exons ATGTTTCACCTCCTCGCAGCGGCAGTACTTAAACGCACCAGCGGTGTTCAGTGGAGCCGTGTGCTGCACTCCTCTGCGGTCGCCAAGATGCCAATTCAG GTGGGTGATAGTCTTCCGGCAGTTGAGGTACAGGAGGGGGAGCCCAAAAACAAGGTGGCGATGAACCAACTCTTCAAAGGGAAGAAGGGTGTTCTCTTTGCTGTGCCGGGAGCCTTTACTCCTGGCTGCTCCAAG ACTCATCTCCCAGGGTTTGTGCAGCTGGTCGAGGATTTGAAGAGCAAAGGTGTCGAAGAGGTGGCCTGTATTTCGGTCAATGATGCATTTGTTATGGCTGCCTGGGGCAGAGAGCATGGTGCTGAGGGCAAA ATTCGAATGCTCGCTGACCCAACTGGAGCTTTCACAAAG GCAGTAGACTTACTCCTTGACAGTGAGGAAATTGCGGCTGTACTTGGAAAcaagagatcaaaaag ATATGTCATGGTGGTGGAGGATGGAGTGGTGAAGAACATAGACGTGGAGCCTGATGGCACAGGACTGACCTGCAGTCTTGCCTCCAGTATTCTCACTAAGCTGTAA
- the banf1 gene encoding barrier-to-autointegration factor codes for MSSTSQKHRNFVAEPMGEKSVNALAGIGDVLGKRLESKGFDKAYVVLGQFLVLKKDEELFRDWLKEISGANIKQQQDCYTCLKEWCDAFL; via the exons ATGTCATCAACGTCTCAAAAACATAGAAACTTTGTGGCAGAACCCATGGGTGAGAAATCTGTCAATGCTCTTGCTGGCATTGGAGACGTCCTCGGCAAACGATTGGAGTCCAAAGGTTTTGACAAG GCATATGTTGTCCTTGGGCAGTTTCTAGTGCTGAAAAAGGATGAGGAGCTTTTCCGGGACTGGCTGAAGGAGATCAGTGGAGCCAACATTAAACAGCAACAAGACTGCTACACTTGTCTGAAAGAGTGGTGTGACGCCTTCTTGTAA